Proteins encoded by one window of Arachis hypogaea cultivar Tifrunner chromosome 1, arahy.Tifrunner.gnm2.J5K5, whole genome shotgun sequence:
- the LOC114924408 gene encoding probable purine permease 11 gives MLETFKWWIRIPIYVIFLIAGQAAATLLGRFYYYEGGNSKWMATLVQSSGFPLLIPLLFYFSPTKCDHNNGTNDNSTNNTITKKYPTKSKVSTLTLIYIGFGLIATGTNLLYSYGLFYLPVSTYSLLCATQLAFTALFSYSINSQKFTPPIFNSVILLTASAALLAINTDDVDWRHKPYDNYFIIGFFCTIFASAAFSFCLSMVQLSFEKQLIKGGTFYAVLEILFYQSFVATCACVVGVFASGEWTTLNNEMKNFKQGTFSYVMTLLWIAVSWQVTSVGMVGLVMEVSSLFANLIATLTLPVVPIFAVFIFHDKMDGDMIVSLLLAVWGFLSYIYQHYLDDRKAKVHNVEGVC, from the exons ATGTTGGAAACTTTTAAATGGTGGATTCGTATACCCATTTACGTAATATTTCTCATAGCAGGCCAAGCTGCAGCTACCCTTCTGGGAAGGTTTTACTATTATGAAGGTGGCAATAGCAAATGGATGGCAACACTTGTTCAGTCTTCAGGATTCCCATTACTAATTCCATTACTCTTCTATTTCTCACCTACCAAATGTGACCACAATAACGGCACCAATGACAATAGCACCAACAACACCATCACAAAAAAGTATCCCACGAAATCCAAAGTTTCCACCTTAACACTCATCTACATAGGTTTTGGCTTGATTGCAACAG GTACCAACTTGTTGTATTCTTATGGGCTATTCTATCTACCTGTTTCAACCTATTCTTTACTATGTGCAACCCAATTGGCGTTCACGGCACTATTCTCTTACTCCATTAATTCCCAGAAATTCACGCCACCTATTTTCAATTCCGTGATACTTCTGACGGCGTCTGCTGCCTTACTTGCTATCAACACTGATGATGTCGATTGGAGACACAAGCCGTACGATAACTACTTCATAATTGGATTCTTCTGCACCATTTTCGCATCTGCTGCATTCTCCTTTTGTCTCTCCATGGTGCAGCTCTCTTTCGAGAAGCAGCTCATCAAAGGGGGCACATTCTATGCGGTGTTGGAGATTCTAttctaccaatcatttgttgccaCGTGTGCTTGTGTAGTGGGGGTGTTCGCAAGCGGGGAATGGACGACTTTAAACAATGAGATGAAGAACTTCAAGCAGGGGACCTTTTCTTATGTGATGACTCTGCTTTGGATTGCTGTGTCTTGGCAAGTAACATCAGTGGGTATGGTGGGTTTGGTTATGGAGGTATCTTCGTTGTTCGCAAATCTTATAGCCACTTTGACTTTGCCTGTGGTTCCCATCTTCGCTGTTTTCATCTTCCATGATAAGATGGATGGTGACATGATTGTGTCGTTGTTGTTGGCAGTTTGGGGATTCCTTTCTTATATATATCAGCATTATCTTGATGACCGAAAAGCTAAGGTTCATAATGTTGAGGGAGTTTGTTAA
- the LOC112710366 gene encoding zinc finger BED domain-containing protein RICESLEEPER 2-like, giving the protein MLSVALKFKSVFSVYKEREPHYNHEPSSEDWRKVEKICKLLKVFNLATHVISGDDAIEDRDSFMREMATSMKEKFDKYWGECNMVMSLACVLDPRCKLHVIKFCFPLIYKPEHVAAENVEKVKNTLQEMHDEYAEKCHGETIISGVNTNSLVASSNVVSSEISGIHEMLNMVREKEAIHPTKSELEVYLDESAYIPEGNSKSFSALEWWKNNSLKFKVLSKMVADILAIPVSTVASESSFSAGGRVIDGYHSRLNQESIEALICGGDWLRNKYGLKKKPKVLEQED; this is encoded by the exons ATGTTATCTGTGGCTTTGAAGTTTAAATCTGTGTTTTCTGTGTATAAGGAAAGAGAACCCCACTACAATCACGAACCATCATCAGAGGATTGGAGAAAAGTTGAGAAGATTTGCAaacttttaaaagtttttaatctTGCTACTCATGTCATTTCTGGTGATGATGCTATCGAAGATAGAGATTCCTTCATGAGAGAAATGGCAACCTCAATGAAAGAAAAGTTTGACAAATATTGGGGAGAATGCAATATGGTAATGTCTCTTGCTTGTGTTTTGGATCCTAGGTGCAAATTACATGTTATTAAATTCTGTTTTCCTTTAATTTACAAACCTGAGCATGTGGCTGCTGAAAAtgttgaaaaagtgaagaatacaTTGCAAGAAATGCATGATGAATATGCTGAAAAGTGTCATGGTGAGACAATAATAAGTGGAGTTAACACTAATAGTCTAGTTGCTTCTTCTAATGTGGTTAGTTCTGAAATTAGTGGAATCCATGAAATGTTGAATATGGTTCGAGAAAAAGAAGCCATTCATCCAACAAAATCAGAATTAGAAGTTTATCTTGATGAGAGTGCTTACATTCCTGAAGGCAATTCTAAGTCTTTTAGTGCTTTGGAGTGGTGGAAAAATAATAGCTTGAAATTCAAGGTTTTATCCAAAATGGTAGCGGACATATTAGCAATTCCTGTCTCAACTGTCGCTTCAGAGTCTTCATTTAGTGCTGGAGGAAGAGTTATTGATGGATATCATTCTCGACTAAATCAAGAGTCCATTGAAGCTCTCATTTGTGGAGGAGATTGGCTTCGAAACAAGTATGGTTTGAAGAAAAAACCAAAG gtgTTGGAACAGGAAGATTAA